A stretch of DNA from Pseudonocardia hierapolitana:
GGCTGCTGGGTGCGCTGCCCGCGGGCAGCTACCTCGTGCAATGCGATGGAGACGACACCAGCCCCGCGTACGTCGCGGCGCTCGAGCGCTACCGAGACAGCGGCGGCGTCCCGTACAACGTCCGTAGCCGCGAGCAGATTCGCGGGTTCTACCAGGGGCTGGAGCTGGTTGAGCCCGGCGTGGTGCCGATCCAACACTGGCGACCGGAACCCAACATCTTCGGCGAGCCCCCCGCTGTCGCCGAGTTCGGCGGCGTCGGTCGCAAGTCCTGACGAGAACCTCGACGTCGTTGGCTCGGGCTACGCAGTCGAGGACCGAACCGCGGAGCCGTCCGGTCTCGACGTCGTGGGAAGTGGTGGCGTGACGGCGTGATGGCGTGCCGGAGGGTGGGTCAGCCGGTCTCGGGCAGGGCTGCCTGTCGGCGGTACCTGCCCGGTGCGATCCCGACGTGGCGCTTGAACGCCTTGGCGAAGGCGAACTCCGATGAGTAGCCCACCCGGCCGGCGATGGTGTCCAGCGACACGTCCGACGAGCGCAGCAGGCGGCCGGCCAGCACCATCCGCCACCACGTGAGGTAGGTCAGCGGGGGCTGGCCGGTCAGCTCGGTGAAGCGCCGGGCGAACGCCGCCCGTGACAACCCGACACCGGCCGCGAGCGACTCGACGGTCCATGGATCGGCGGGCCGCTCGTGGATCAGCTGGAGCGCCCGGTGGACGACGGGATCGCCGATCGCGGCAGCCCATCCGGCGGGTGGGTCCAGCGATCGTGCCGACTCGAACCACGCGCGCACGATGTAGAGCAGGAGGGCTTCGAGCAGGGCGGTGACGACGGCATCCGAGCCCGGACGGCGCGTCTCCAGCTCGGTGCCGAGCAGGTCGACGGCGGCGCGCAGCGACGGGTGCCGCCCGACCCGTGCCGGGAAGTGGATGACGTCGGGCATCCCGAGCAGGAGCGGGTGGGTGTGCCCGCGATCGAGCTGGTAGGCACCGCACAGCAGCAGGGCCGTGCTCGCTTGCCCGCCGGTGGCGGCGGGGGAGGCGTCGGTGAGCGGTGACTCCGGTGGTGCGGGCGTGCCGAACTCGACGAGCGCGGTCGGTGGCACGTCGACCAGCGGTGTCGCGGGGTCGTCGCAGAGCCCGTGCCCGCGGCCGTTGGGCAGGAAGACGACATCGCCTGCGTGCACGTGGATCGGCGGGGCGTCGGGCGGCAGCACCCAGCACGAGCCCTGCAAGACGACGTGGAACCCCGCACTGCTGGACGGGAGGAACCGGAAGCCCCACGGCGCCGCCGCGAGGGTGCGCGAGGCATGGGGGCGGCCGAGCCGCATGACCGCGATCGCGTCGCTGAGCACGTCCACACCGCCACGGTACCGATCGACCCAGCACGGTGGACGATCGGACATGAAAACGAGCGTCCGTGGCATGGGAACGATCGCGAGGCATCCGTAGCGTGCTGGACGTGACCATCGGACTCAGCCTTTCCCCGACGGCGTCGGAGAACGCCGTCGATCACTACGTCGAGGTCGCGGCGATGGCCGCCGACGCCGGCGTCGGCGCGATCTGGATCAGCCAGTTCTTCGACGTCGACGCGCTCTCGCTCGCGGCGCTCATCGCCCGCGCCGTTCCCGACATCGCCGTCGGCACGGCCGTCGTGCCGATCTACCCGCGCCACCCGTTGGTGGTGGCCGCCCAGGCGCTGACCGCGCAGGCCGCCGGCCGCGGCCGCTTCCAGCTCGGCCTGGGACTCGGCTCCCCACCGCTTCTCGAGCACGTCTACGGCACCCGGGTGGTCCGTCCGATCCGCTACGCCCGCGAGTACCTGACGGCCCTGCGTTCCGTGTTCGAGACGGGCGAGGTCGACCTGCACGGGGAGATGCTGACCGCGGTCACCCCGATGCCCGTCGTCGTACCCGGCGCCACAACTCCACCGCCGATCCTGCTCGCCTCGGTCGGCACGCAGTCGCTGCGCCTGGCTGGCGAGCTGGCGGACGGAACGTTCCCCTACCTCGCGAGCCCGGCCACGCTCGCCGGGTCGATCGTGCCCACCATCTCGGCGGCCGCGGCGGCGGCCGGTCGCCCCGCACCGCGGATCGTCATGGTCGTGCCCGCGGTCGTCACGTCCGACGTCGACGGTGTGCGTGAGCGGGCCGCGGCGCACATGGCGTTCTACGACGATGTGCCCGCCGCCCAGGAGTCGGTGCGGCGCGAGGGCCTCGCACACGCCCACGAGCTCGCGGTGATCGGTGACGAGGAGACCGTGGCAGCGGCGATCGAGCGCTACTTCGCCGCCGGCGCGACCGAGGTGTCGATCGCGTACACCGACATCGGTACGCCCGAGGAGCAGGCGCGCACGATCGGCCTGCTCGGCGGGCTCAACCGGTCGCGAGCCATGGCGATCCCCGCCTGAGGGCCGGCTCGGTCACTCGCTCGGGCGGTCCTCCCGGGAGCGGAAGGTCCGGCGGTAGGTGCTGGGCGCGACGCCGAGCGCGGTGCCCAGGTGGAGCCGGAGCGACGACGCGCTGCCGATGCCGGCCCGCGCCGCCACGTGGTCGATGGGGATGTCGGTGGTCTCCAGGAGCCGGCGGGCCAGCTCGACGCGCTGCTGGGTGAGCCAGCGGTTGGGGCTCATCCCGACCTCCTCCCGGAAGCGGCGGGTGAACGTGCGCCTGCTCATCGTCGCGTGGCGGGCGAGGTCGGCGAGGCTGAGCGGGCGGTCGAGGTGCTCGAGCGCCCACGCCCGGGTGGCGGCCGTCGACGCCGCCGTCTCGGCCGGCACCGGGTGGTCGATGAACTGCGCCTGGCCGCCGTCCCGGTAGGGCGGGACGACACAGGCGCGCGCCGCGCGGTTGGCGACCTCGGCGCCGTGGTCGCGCCGGATGATGTGCAGGCAGAGGTCGATGCCGGACGCCGCGCCCGCCGAGGTGAGGATCTCGCCCTCGTCGACGAAGAGGACGTCCGGGTCGAGCCGGACCGAGGGGTGGTCGCGGCCGAACTCGGCGGTGTGCCGCCAGTGCGTGGTGGCGCGGCGCCCGTCGAGCAGGCCGGCCGTGGCGAGCACGTCGGCGCCGGTGCAGATCGACGCGATCCGCGGTCGGTCGCCGATCTCGCGGAGCGCGGCGGCGGCGACGGCGATCGCGCGTTCGTCGGCGGACGCGAGGTCGACGGGCGCGACGATCACCGTGTCGGCCTCACGGAGCGCGTCCGGCCCGTGCGGGACGACCACGGTGAAGTCCTCGGCGCTCGGGACGGGGGCGCCGTCGATCGAGCAGGTGACGACCTCGTAGAGCGGTGACCCGGAGGGATCGGTGGCCGCCCCGAACACCCGGCCCGGGATGCTGAGCTCGAACGGGAGCACGGCGGGGAGCGCGAGGACGGCGACGCGGTGCGGTCGGGCGGTTGGCATGGCCCGATTCTCGCGCATCATGGCTTCCGGGCCACTCGATCCCTCGCCCGAACGGCGGCACGGTGATCGTCATGACCTCCGACGCACAGCGCGCCACGATCGGCATCGGCTTCTTCCCCGCCAGCGCTCCGGCCGCCATCGACCTCGTCGAGCGGGCCGAACGTGCCGGTGTGAACACGGCGTGGCTGGTGATGCCACCACTCGGGCACGACACGATGACCGTCGCAGCGGCCGCACTCGCCCGGACCGCGCGGATCAGGGTGGGGACGTCGATCGTCCCCGCGTTCACCCGCCACCCGCTCAACCTCGCCACCCAGGCGATCGCCCTGGCCGAGCTGGCTCCCGGCCGGTTCCGCCTCGGTGTCGGCACCGGGAACCTCGCGGTGATGGCGAACGGGTTCGGCACGCCGATCACCCGGCCCGTCGCCCGGGTGCGCGAGTACGTCGACATCGTCCGCACCGCGCTCGGCACCGGCGAAGCCCGGCACGCCGGGGAGTTCCACACCGTCGACGCGAAGCTGCCCCACCCGGCGCAGGTCGAGGTCTCCCTCGCCGCGCTCGGCCCGCGGATGTTCGAGTCCGCAGGCGCGGTGGCCGACGCCGCGATGTCCTGGAACGTGCCGCTCGACCACCTGGACACGGTCGCCCGTCCCGCGATCGCCCGCGGCGCCGCGGCCGCGAACCGCCCGGCGCCGCCGATCATCACGCACGTGAACGTCATGGCGGGCACCGATCGGGAGGAGCTCCTCGCCGCCGGGCGGGCCGCCTTGCTCCCGTTCACCCAGAACGCCCAGTACACGGCGATGTTCGAGGCGGCAGGCCTGCCCGTCGGTGCGGACCGCGAACCGACGCCTGCCCTGATCGACGCGCTCGTCGTCGGAGGCGACGAGGCGGCGATGGCCGAACGGCTCGGTGAGCTCGCGGCGACGCAGGACGAACTGCTGGTCAGCCTCCCGTGGCCGGCAGGGGTGCGGCGTGACCAGGAGGACGCGGTGCTGCGCGTCCTCGGCGCCCTCGGCAGCGGCGATCAGGAGTCGAACCGCTCCGTGTGGACCCGGGTGCGGGAGACCCCGGCCGCGAGCAGGTCGGCTCGGACCCCGTCGACGAACCGCGGGCTGCCGCAGATGAAGTAGCGGGCGGCCGGATCGTCCACCACCTGCCCGACGTGGAACCGGCCCGGCCGGGTGCCCGGCACCGGCGTGGGGGAGCGGGTGACCGGTACGTAGCGGGGGCCCAGGTCGTCGGCGAGCTCGGCGCCGAACACCGGGCGGGCCCGGTGAGCTCGCCGTGGGAGTAGCCGGGCACGGTCGTGTCGAGCACGATCACCCGCAGCCCGTCCAGCCGCACGGTGTAGTCGTACGGCTCGTCGCCGGGCGCCTCTCCGAGCAGGTGTTCCCGTAGCTCGGGGCGGCTGTCGTGGTTGCCCATGACGTAGAGCGGTGTGGCGCCGATGCGCGCGGCCACCGGGTCGACGAGCGCGCTGAGGCGCTGGTAGGCGCCGGTTCCCCGGCTTCGGTGAGGTCACCGGTGAACAACATGGCGGCCGGACGCAGCTCGGACCGTTCGACGCAGCGTGTGCCGCGCGATCACGTGCAGATCGTCGGCCGCCTCGGTGAACGCGGACAAGGCGACCGGGATGAACGTCCGGCGGCGGGGCCGTGCAGAACATGAACCCCAGGTGTTCATCAGATGGCGGAGAAGTGGACGACGGATGAGCATGCGGCGCACTCGCTGGAATGGTCGCGCCTGGTGCGGGCGGGCCGTGCGACCCGGGGGGACGCTTGGCGGGTGGCACGGACGGCGGAGTTCTACGACGATCGTGATGCGCCGCGGGCCGACGGTGTGTTGCCGGCGGCGTTCGCGGTGGTGCGTGATGGTGTCGGGCGGGTGTTGCTGGTACGGCGGGCCGATGATCTGAACTGGGAGTTGCCGGGTGGGCGGATCGACGTGGGGGAGTCCGCCGTCGATGCGGTGGTGCGGGAGGTGGCCGAGGAGGCCGGTCTCGGGATCACGGTGACCGGGCTGGCGGGCGTCTACAGCGATCCCTCGCACGTGCTGGTGTACGCCGGTGAAGGGGTGCGCCAGCAACTGGCGATCTGCTTCCACGCCCGCCCCCGGGGGAGCGGCGAGCCGAGCGGCAACGGCGCAGGCGGCACGACCGGCGCAGGCCGGCGTCCCGGATCTCCTGGACGCAGCGCGGAACCGGCCACCGGGGTCCGCCCGGATTGCGTGGAGACGGTGGACGCGATGTGGGCGGAGCGGGGCGAGCTGGACCGGCTGGTGATGCACCCCGCCGTGCGGCGCCGGGTGAACGACGCCGTCTCCGCGCCGGGCCACGTGCATTTCGACTGATCGCATCTCGACCGACCGTGCCGACCCCTCGGCCTGTGGTTTCCGACAAAGGTGACCATCGCGGCGGCTGCGGCCTTCCATCGGGGGAATCGGCACGCCCGGTCGGAGCCGCCGACCCGTACCCGGCGTCGTCACCGTCAGTCGTGATGGATCCTGTGGCTCGTGTCGCGGCAGGAGTTCTTCCACGATCCGGGCGCGCCGCCCGCTGAGCTCGTGGCGCCGTCGGTGTTCGCCGCCGTGCGCGACGACCACGGCCGGCTGTTGCTGGTGCGCCGGGTGGACAACGGGAAGTGGGAGCTCCCCGGGGGCCAGGTGGACGTGGGGGACACGGCCGTCGGTGCGCTGCAGCGCGAGGTCGCCGAGGAGTCGGGCATCGTCATCGGCGTCCTGGGCGTCTCCGGCGTCTACACCGATCCCGGCCACGTCATCCGCTCGGTGGCCGGCCGGGTCCGCCAGCCGTTCACCGTCTGCTACCACGCCGAGCCCAGCTCCGGCTCCACATCTCCCCGGCCGGACCAGGTCGAGACCAGCGACGCGGCGTGGATCGACCCCGCGCGGCTCGACACCCTCCCGGTGCACCCGGCGATGCGGCTCTGGATCGGCGACGCCCTCGACCGCTGGCCCGGGAGATCCGTGGTTCGCTGACCTGCCCGCTGGGCAGACCCGTGCTGCCCCCGTCGCGGTACTGGCGGCACTGCTCGTGGTCGAGCTCCTCGACGGGAGGTGATCGCGGTCAGCTCGTGTGCACCGCGATCGCCTGTTCCCACACCTCGTCGCGGCGCAGCGGGCGGTCGATCACAGCGCGGAGCAGCCAGTCCACCCGGTAGTCCTCCGAGACGATCGACGGCCCGGCGTCAACGGGTACCTCGACGGCGAACGCGAGGTCCTTCGGCTGCCGTGGCCGCAGCTCCAGGGGGCCGCTCGCGGCCACCGTCGTCACGGAG
This window harbors:
- a CDS encoding AraC family transcriptional regulator, translating into MDVLSDAIAVMRLGRPHASRTLAAAPWGFRFLPSSSAGFHVVLQGSCWVLPPDAPPIHVHAGDVVFLPNGRGHGLCDDPATPLVDVPPTALVEFGTPAPPESPLTDASPAATGGQASTALLLCGAYQLDRGHTHPLLLGMPDVIHFPARVGRHPSLRAAVDLLGTELETRRPGSDAVVTALLEALLLYIVRAWFESARSLDPPAGWAAAIGDPVVHRALQLIHERPADPWTVESLAAGVGLSRAAFARRFTELTGQPPLTYLTWWRMVLAGRLLRSSDVSLDTIAGRVGYSSEFAFAKAFKRHVGIAPGRYRRQAALPETG
- a CDS encoding TIGR03564 family F420-dependent LLM class oxidoreductase encodes the protein MTIGLSLSPTASENAVDHYVEVAAMAADAGVGAIWISQFFDVDALSLAALIARAVPDIAVGTAVVPIYPRHPLVVAAQALTAQAAGRGRFQLGLGLGSPPLLEHVYGTRVVRPIRYAREYLTALRSVFETGEVDLHGEMLTAVTPMPVVVPGATTPPPILLASVGTQSLRLAGELADGTFPYLASPATLAGSIVPTISAAAAAAGRPAPRIVMVVPAVVTSDVDGVRERAAAHMAFYDDVPAAQESVRREGLAHAHELAVIGDEETVAAAIERYFAAGATEVSIAYTDIGTPEEQARTIGLLGGLNRSRAMAIPA
- a CDS encoding GlxA family transcriptional regulator, whose protein sequence is MPTARPHRVAVLALPAVLPFELSIPGRVFGAATDPSGSPLYEVVTCSIDGAPVPSAEDFTVVVPHGPDALREADTVIVAPVDLASADERAIAVAAAALREIGDRPRIASICTGADVLATAGLLDGRRATTHWRHTAEFGRDHPSVRLDPDVLFVDEGEILTSAGAASGIDLCLHIIRRDHGAEVANRAARACVVPPYRDGGQAQFIDHPVPAETAASTAATRAWALEHLDRPLSLADLARHATMSRRTFTRRFREEVGMSPNRWLTQQRVELARRLLETTDIPIDHVAARAGIGSASSLRLHLGTALGVAPSTYRRTFRSREDRPSE
- a CDS encoding LLM class flavin-dependent oxidoreductase; the protein is MTSDAQRATIGIGFFPASAPAAIDLVERAERAGVNTAWLVMPPLGHDTMTVAAAALARTARIRVGTSIVPAFTRHPLNLATQAIALAELAPGRFRLGVGTGNLAVMANGFGTPITRPVARVREYVDIVRTALGTGEARHAGEFHTVDAKLPHPAQVEVSLAALGPRMFESAGAVADAAMSWNVPLDHLDTVARPAIARGAAAANRPAPPIITHVNVMAGTDREELLAAGRAALLPFTQNAQYTAMFEAAGLPVGADREPTPALIDALVVGGDEAAMAERLGELAATQDELLVSLPWPAGVRRDQEDAVLRVLGALGSGDQESNRSVWTRVRETPAASRSARTPSTNRGLPQMK
- a CDS encoding NUDIX hydrolase; protein product: MARTAEFYDDRDAPRADGVLPAAFAVVRDGVGRVLLVRRADDLNWELPGGRIDVGESAVDAVVREVAEEAGLGITVTGLAGVYSDPSHVLVYAGEGVRQQLAICFHARPRGSGEPSGNGAGGTTGAGRRPGSPGRSAEPATGVRPDCVETVDAMWAERGELDRLVMHPAVRRRVNDAVSAPGHVHFD
- a CDS encoding NUDIX hydrolase, coding for MSRQEFFHDPGAPPAELVAPSVFAAVRDDHGRLLLVRRVDNGKWELPGGQVDVGDTAVGALQREVAEESGIVIGVLGVSGVYTDPGHVIRSVAGRVRQPFTVCYHAEPSSGSTSPRPDQVETSDAAWIDPARLDTLPVHPAMRLWIGDALDRWPGRSVVR